One Phosphitispora fastidiosa DNA segment encodes these proteins:
- a CDS encoding S-layer homology domain-containing protein, with protein MFIRLPEKGLPQRFYTGTVLLLFLMCVSCLFPAAALAAIATPAGVDADVTGDTSVRLSWSSVSGATGYKVYKSENGTTFSEAGEVSGTTTSYTAENLVRYRTYYFAVTALKDQEESTRTTVKVLLDDGRPTDPTNLKLNGSQTANAIPLIWTGSRDDSNIVKYKLYSKKQNETEYKLLATTESSQYTAQNLLPKTSYFFYVYAVDGAGNISANPTNTLIVDTLAAVVDTQKPAAPRIWAAAVSTSKVKITWSGASDNVGVTGYDLYRAVGSGGFSRIAGPSSSPCYDDSLSSNKTYKYYIKAKDAAGNISDASNTVTVITNGDTTKPSVPKNFSYSMVSDSEVKLSWGAATDNKGVTGYKIYRAVDSGSYAYLGATSGTSYNNKGLSDNREYKYYVTAYDAAGNESDRTGIITINGDTEAVEKTIDEDRDSYVILEDIMRIDVPSEAITKDTTFRLETGSFGEYSNSGYKTIGLPVKVTAKAGSSKVTSFRDEIKITMYYTSSQLGSAKSSKLCIYYWDEANDVWAPLETTVSSSSKKATAKTDHLTVFALLADTSEPDKPTLKNSSATDRRIINLSGNAEEYAEVEIELNGDEYETTANGKGSFSLEVMLKKGTNTIQLRATDAVGNRSSWSKEYTIRCSPDHSAKDISGHWAEFNIQKGLETGIINGYKDGTFKPDRTVTRAEFCKLVVLALGQKPVSSPRLAFRDRGSIPDWAEGYIARAVDKGLIDGYTDDTFRANRQITREEMAVILIRAAGLEDEAEDARNDKLSFRDASKIQKWARGAVVIAVDKEIISGYPNDNFGPGRYASRAEAVTMLLKAEKIL; from the coding sequence TTGTTTATTAGGTTACCAGAAAAAGGGTTACCCCAGAGGTTTTATACCGGTACAGTACTGCTGCTGTTTTTAATGTGTGTCAGCTGCCTTTTCCCGGCAGCAGCCCTGGCAGCCATAGCGACGCCGGCTGGTGTGGATGCAGATGTGACCGGTGATACCTCAGTCCGGCTGAGTTGGAGTTCTGTCAGCGGGGCCACAGGTTACAAGGTCTACAAAAGTGAAAACGGCACTACGTTTTCCGAGGCCGGAGAAGTTTCCGGAACTACAACTTCTTATACTGCGGAAAATCTGGTGCGCTACCGGACCTATTATTTTGCGGTTACAGCCCTGAAGGATCAGGAGGAGTCAACCCGAACCACAGTCAAGGTTCTTTTGGATGACGGGCGGCCAACAGACCCGACAAATTTAAAACTCAACGGATCACAGACGGCAAATGCCATACCGTTAATTTGGACCGGGTCGCGTGATGACAGTAATATCGTAAAATACAAGTTGTATTCTAAAAAGCAAAATGAAACCGAATATAAACTGCTGGCAACTACAGAGTCAAGCCAGTATACAGCACAAAACCTTCTTCCCAAGACTTCGTACTTCTTTTATGTGTATGCTGTTGACGGAGCGGGAAACATTTCGGCCAACCCTACCAATACCCTCATTGTGGACACCCTGGCTGCGGTCGTTGATACCCAAAAACCGGCTGCCCCCAGGATATGGGCAGCTGCAGTAAGTACCAGTAAAGTAAAAATTACCTGGTCAGGGGCTTCGGACAATGTGGGGGTTACCGGATATGACCTGTACCGGGCAGTGGGGAGCGGAGGCTTTTCCCGGATTGCCGGGCCGAGTTCCTCACCTTGCTATGACGACAGCCTGAGTTCCAATAAGACCTACAAGTATTATATCAAGGCAAAGGATGCGGCCGGAAATATATCTGATGCCAGTAACACTGTAACCGTAATTACGAATGGTGACACAACAAAGCCTTCAGTACCCAAGAATTTCAGCTATTCAATGGTAAGTGATTCGGAGGTCAAGCTATCATGGGGGGCTGCCACAGACAATAAAGGAGTAACCGGCTACAAGATTTACCGGGCTGTAGACTCAGGAAGTTATGCCTATTTAGGCGCAACTTCGGGGACATCATACAATAATAAGGGGTTAAGTGATAACAGGGAATACAAGTACTACGTAACTGCATATGACGCTGCAGGCAATGAATCGGACCGTACCGGTATTATTACAATAAACGGAGATACTGAAGCAGTAGAAAAGACTATTGATGAAGACAGGGACAGTTATGTGATTCTGGAAGATATTATGAGAATTGATGTACCTTCTGAGGCGATAACCAAAGATACCACTTTCAGGCTGGAAACAGGAAGTTTCGGTGAATACTCCAATTCGGGCTACAAGACAATTGGTCTGCCGGTGAAGGTTACGGCAAAGGCGGGAAGCTCAAAAGTTACCAGCTTCCGGGATGAAATAAAAATTACCATGTATTATACTTCATCGCAGTTAGGGAGCGCCAAAAGCAGCAAGCTGTGTATTTATTACTGGGATGAGGCCAACGATGTCTGGGCTCCCCTGGAGACTACGGTATCTTCTTCTTCCAAAAAGGCGACAGCCAAGACCGACCACCTGACTGTTTTTGCACTCCTCGCCGATACCTCGGAACCGGATAAACCAACCCTGAAAAATTCCTCTGCGACTGACAGGAGGATTATTAATCTGTCCGGGAACGCTGAGGAATACGCTGAAGTGGAAATAGAGTTAAACGGGGATGAATATGAGACTACTGCCAACGGGAAAGGCTCCTTCAGCCTTGAAGTGATGCTGAAAAAGGGAACCAATACTATTCAGCTGCGAGCTACAGATGCAGTCGGTAACCGGAGCAGCTGGTCCAAAGAATACACTATTCGCTGCTCCCCCGATCACAGCGCAAAAGATATTTCGGGACACTGGGCTGAGTTTAACATCCAAAAGGGCCTGGAAACGGGTATCATCAATGGCTATAAGGATGGCACCTTCAAACCGGACCGGACTGTCACCAGGGCGGAATTCTGCAAGCTGGTGGTCCTGGCCCTTGGGCAAAAGCCGGTCAGCAGCCCGCGCCTAGCGTTCAGGGACAGGGGGTCAATCCCTGACTGGGCAGAGGGATATATTGCCAGAGCAGTGGATAAGGGGTTGATTGACGGGTATACTGACGACACCTTCAGAGCGAACCGCCAGATCACCAGGGAAGAAATGGCAGTTATTCTGATTCGGGCAGCCGGCCTTGAGGACGAGGCCGAAGATGCCCGGAATGACAAGCTTAGTTTCCGTGATGCGTCCAAGATACAGAAATGGGCCCGGGGCGCTGTGGTGATCGCCGTGGATAAGGAAATTATCAGCGGGTATCCCAATGATAATTTTGGTCCCGGAAGGTATGCCAGCAGGGCAGAAGCTGTGACCATGCTGCTGAAGGCAGAAAAGATACTGTAA
- a CDS encoding O-antigen ligase family protein has translation MAAKKKPVTDENKKKKFVTDANLKIIFYLVLPLLLLPPFYRGLFFDYEADLAHMYTALVLGAYVFVRKDYIKLPRNLMDYAWIGLAAAYIISSYVAFNQRAAMEGALRVFNFFVIYWLLAYTVTNLREIKTALSVLFAAGVGVAFAGLGTAYGTFAFNGAYDKGLILSTLQYHNAAAIFLIGCGIIGFYLAASLDKVWMRVLAGGLNYIIIATAYGAGSRGAMLVAPIGLLLLIIGMPKEYRFRTFMGFLAVLIPFVITAKQVLSFETHSEVYYWSWLLGGFVIGCGCQYLVEKIADFSAVTRKQIIAAGGIGITVVSVGLILFMGPKIMPASIASRLSNFSLQDLSVVERFYFYRDAFEVVKDYPVLGVGGGGWNSAYTSYQSLLYYTTEVHSHPLQVWVETGTLGFLFYVLIWIGLMITLYRIMRKVESPEYRAAAWVSGVAALTVSMHSVIDFSLSLGAVAILMWALVGLTRGVERLGTKEGNKGKTIAGPIVRKAAGIILAGVFLVISGSLSIAAYTERQAGDAYNSGNVQQAIDLFEKAKKYDPVNYNYPMYLAQIYNYQAYQQKNIQLTRTAVENAKKAAELNKKNAQPLWAMAETYLGAQMPIEAAAAAEEAVQAVPWRQDAYNNLARVYLSSGNYLIQMGQQDNARTVLEKALTIPEMIDRQVAKLGPEERKAWRHGPIPAVDKNITEAMEQAEQMLSGI, from the coding sequence ATGGCTGCAAAGAAGAAACCTGTGACTGATGAAAACAAGAAGAAGAAATTCGTGACTGATGCTAATCTGAAGATTATATTCTACCTGGTCCTGCCGCTGCTGCTGCTGCCCCCATTTTACAGGGGACTTTTTTTCGATTACGAGGCAGACCTTGCTCACATGTACACTGCTTTAGTGCTTGGAGCATATGTGTTTGTTCGCAAGGATTATATTAAGCTGCCGCGAAACCTGATGGATTACGCCTGGATTGGACTTGCAGCTGCATACATAATCTCCAGCTACGTCGCCTTTAACCAGAGGGCCGCCATGGAAGGAGCCCTAAGAGTATTTAATTTCTTCGTTATTTACTGGCTTCTTGCATATACGGTGACCAATCTCAGGGAAATCAAAACTGCCCTGTCGGTGCTTTTTGCCGCCGGGGTCGGAGTGGCCTTTGCCGGGCTGGGTACGGCATATGGTACTTTTGCCTTTAACGGAGCTTATGATAAAGGGTTGATACTTTCCACACTCCAGTATCACAATGCAGCCGCCATTTTCCTGATAGGGTGCGGGATAATCGGGTTTTACCTGGCGGCCTCGCTTGATAAGGTGTGGATGCGGGTTCTGGCAGGCGGCCTGAATTATATTATAATTGCCACTGCTTATGGTGCCGGATCCAGAGGGGCCATGCTGGTGGCTCCAATAGGGCTGCTCCTTCTGATAATTGGAATGCCAAAGGAATACCGCTTCCGGACTTTTATGGGTTTCCTGGCAGTCTTAATTCCTTTTGTGATTACGGCAAAACAGGTATTAAGTTTTGAAACTCATAGTGAGGTCTATTACTGGTCATGGCTGCTGGGCGGATTTGTTATTGGCTGCGGCTGCCAGTACCTTGTAGAGAAGATTGCGGACTTTTCTGCTGTCACACGTAAGCAAATAATTGCCGCCGGGGGTATCGGAATAACGGTGGTTTCGGTAGGGTTGATCCTTTTTATGGGGCCAAAAATTATGCCTGCTTCTATTGCCAGCAGGCTGTCCAATTTCAGCCTGCAGGACCTGAGTGTTGTGGAGAGGTTTTATTTTTACCGTGATGCTTTCGAAGTTGTCAAGGACTATCCTGTCCTTGGTGTTGGGGGTGGCGGCTGGAATTCTGCATATACCTCTTACCAGTCCCTGCTGTACTATACTACCGAAGTACACAGTCACCCGCTGCAGGTTTGGGTGGAGACAGGGACGCTGGGTTTTCTGTTTTATGTATTAATCTGGATTGGCCTGATGATTACGTTATACAGGATTATGAGAAAAGTGGAGTCACCCGAATACCGTGCCGCTGCATGGGTTTCAGGGGTGGCAGCTTTGACGGTGTCCATGCACAGTGTAATTGATTTCTCGCTCTCCCTTGGAGCCGTAGCTATCCTGATGTGGGCTCTGGTTGGTCTGACAAGGGGAGTTGAGCGACTGGGAACAAAAGAGGGGAATAAAGGAAAAACGATAGCCGGGCCAATAGTCCGAAAAGCCGCCGGAATCATACTGGCAGGTGTTTTCCTGGTAATATCAGGCAGTCTGTCCATTGCAGCTTACACGGAAAGACAGGCAGGCGATGCTTACAATTCGGGAAATGTGCAGCAGGCTATAGATCTGTTTGAAAAGGCCAAAAAATATGATCCGGTTAACTATAATTACCCTATGTACCTGGCGCAAATATATAATTATCAGGCCTACCAGCAGAAAAATATTCAGCTGACCAGGACGGCGGTGGAGAATGCCAAAAAGGCGGCAGAACTCAACAAAAAGAATGCCCAGCCCTTATGGGCCATGGCAGAGACCTACCTGGGCGCTCAGATGCCTATTGAAGCTGCGGCGGCTGCGGAAGAGGCTGTTCAGGCAGTGCCGTGGCGGCAGGATGCATATAATAATCTGGCACGCGTTTATTTATCTTCCGGAAATTACCTGATTCAGATGGGGCAGCAGGATAATGCCCGGACAGTCCTGGAAAAGGCGCTGACGATACCGGAAATGATTGACAGGCAGGTTGCCAAGCTTGGTCCGGAGGAGCGCAAGGCATGGAGACACGGCCCGATTCCCGCTGTTGATAAAAATATCACTGAGGCAATGGAACAGGCAGAACAGATGCTAAGCGGGATATAA
- the gmd gene encoding GDP-mannose 4,6-dehydratase, translating to MKKALITGITGQDGAYLAEFLLHKGYQVHGVKRRSSLFNTDRIDHLYQDLHEDNVNFFLHYGDLTDSTNLIRIVQEVQPDEIYNLAAQSHVQVSFETPEYTANADGLGTLRVLEAIRILGLAEKTRYYQASTSELYGKVQEIPQTEKTPFYPRSPYAAAKLYSYWITVNYREAYNLFACNGILFNHESPLRGETFVTRKITRAIARIKLELQDKIYLGNLNAKRDWGFAGDYVEAMWLMLQQDSPEDFVIATGETRSVKEFVELAFAEVGIDIEWQGEGVQEKGIDKSTGKALVEVDPRYFRPTEVEILLGDPTKAREKLGWKPRTSFAELVKMMVAADLEEAKRDLFCRNEGFKVNRYYE from the coding sequence TTGAAAAAGGCCTTAATTACCGGAATCACTGGGCAGGATGGCGCCTATCTGGCAGAGTTCCTTTTGCATAAGGGTTATCAGGTACATGGTGTCAAGAGAAGGTCATCTCTTTTCAATACTGACAGGATTGACCACCTTTATCAGGACCTGCATGAGGATAATGTTAATTTCTTTCTTCACTATGGCGACCTGACTGATTCCACTAATTTGATCAGGATTGTTCAGGAAGTGCAGCCTGATGAAATATATAATCTGGCTGCTCAGAGCCATGTGCAGGTATCTTTTGAGACCCCTGAATATACCGCAAATGCAGATGGCCTGGGGACTCTAAGGGTTCTGGAAGCAATCCGGATCCTGGGACTGGCGGAAAAGACCCGTTACTACCAAGCTTCAACAAGCGAACTTTACGGTAAAGTACAGGAAATTCCCCAAACGGAAAAGACCCCTTTTTATCCGCGCAGCCCTTATGCGGCAGCGAAGTTGTATTCCTACTGGATTACGGTAAACTACCGTGAGGCTTATAACTTGTTTGCCTGTAACGGGATTCTTTTTAACCATGAGTCACCTTTACGGGGAGAAACCTTTGTGACCAGGAAGATAACCAGGGCTATAGCACGGATTAAGCTGGAGCTGCAGGACAAAATCTACCTGGGTAACCTGAATGCAAAGAGGGACTGGGGCTTTGCGGGAGACTATGTGGAGGCAATGTGGCTGATGCTGCAGCAAGACAGCCCCGAGGATTTTGTTATTGCCACCGGGGAGACCCGTTCAGTCAAAGAGTTTGTTGAACTGGCCTTTGCTGAAGTTGGAATAGATATTGAATGGCAGGGTGAGGGAGTACAGGAGAAGGGTATAGATAAATCCACGGGTAAGGCGCTGGTGGAAGTTGACCCGAGGTACTTCAGACCCACTGAAGTAGAAATACTATTGGGTGATCCCACAAAAGCCAGAGAAAAGCTGGGCTGGAAGCCTCGAACAAGCTTTGCGGAACTGGTGAAAATGATGGTTGCAGCCGACCTGGAAGAGGCGAAAAGAGATTTGTTCTGCAGAAATGAAGGTTTTAAGGTGAACAGGTATTATGAGTGA
- a CDS encoding winged helix-turn-helix domain-containing protein, which produces MLESLITSKTRIKLLLKFFLNPENQAYLRGLAEELGESTNAIRVELNRLTEAGLLESTTSGRTKLYRANQKHSLFPDLHSVVKKYLGIDKVQAILNDMGKVELAFITGDYAQGRDSGIIDLVLVGKIDKAYIQHIVEKAEDIIKRKIRVLVLNRGEYQRLKDKLQSEKALVIWEETVL; this is translated from the coding sequence TTGTTAGAATCGTTGATAACGTCAAAAACCAGAATAAAACTGCTGCTGAAGTTTTTCCTTAACCCCGAAAACCAGGCCTATCTAAGAGGCCTGGCGGAGGAATTGGGAGAATCTACGAATGCCATAAGGGTGGAATTAAACCGCCTTACTGAAGCCGGTCTGCTTGAGAGTACTACCAGCGGGAGGACCAAGCTATATCGTGCCAATCAGAAACACTCCCTGTTTCCGGACCTCCACAGTGTAGTGAAAAAATATTTGGGCATTGATAAGGTACAAGCCATCCTAAATGATATGGGTAAGGTGGAGCTTGCCTTCATAACAGGTGATTATGCTCAGGGAAGGGATTCCGGGATAATTGACCTGGTATTGGTGGGGAAGATAGACAAGGCTTATATTCAACACATTGTGGAGAAAGCGGAAGATATAATTAAACGGAAAATCAGGGTCCTGGTCCTGAACCGGGGAGAGTATCAGCGGCTTAAAGATAAACTGCAGTCTGAGAAGGCGTTGGTTATTTGGGAAGAAACGGTTCTCTAA
- a CDS encoding ABC transporter permease, whose protein sequence is MSDKSSEFEIIIEPGKGFEQYWKDLWRYRELFYFLAWRDILVRYKQTVIGVAWSVIRPLLTMIVFTVVFGKLAKMPSEGVPYPILVYAAMLPWQFFANSLSESSNSLIVNANMLSKVYFPRLIIPASTVIVSMVDFLISFVILAVLMIWYKFVPDIRILALPVFLLLALTASLGFGLWLAALNVKYRDFRYIVPFIVQFGLYISPVGFSSSIVPDQWRLLYSINPMVGVIDGFRWAILGSNVDFYWPGLLLSIGLTVLIFASGLRYFRKTERSFADVI, encoded by the coding sequence ATGAGTGATAAGTCTTCAGAATTTGAAATTATTATAGAGCCAGGCAAAGGGTTTGAACAATATTGGAAGGACCTTTGGCGATACAGGGAACTGTTCTATTTCCTTGCCTGGCGTGACATACTGGTGCGCTACAAGCAGACGGTTATAGGTGTTGCCTGGAGTGTAATCAGGCCGCTTTTGACGATGATAGTATTTACTGTGGTTTTCGGCAAACTGGCAAAGATGCCGTCAGAGGGTGTACCATATCCTATTCTTGTTTATGCGGCAATGCTGCCATGGCAATTTTTTGCTAATTCTCTTAGCGAGAGTAGTAATTCTCTGATAGTTAATGCAAACATGCTTTCCAAGGTTTATTTTCCCAGATTGATTATACCTGCGAGTACTGTCATAGTCAGTATGGTGGATTTTCTGATTTCCTTCGTCATACTTGCAGTATTGATGATATGGTATAAGTTTGTTCCTGACATTCGGATATTGGCTCTGCCAGTGTTTTTACTGCTGGCTCTGACAGCATCATTGGGTTTTGGTTTGTGGCTGGCTGCTTTAAACGTAAAATATCGAGATTTCCGCTATATTGTACCATTTATTGTTCAGTTTGGATTGTATATTTCTCCTGTTGGATTTAGCAGTAGTATAGTGCCTGATCAGTGGAGACTGTTATATTCGATAAATCCGATGGTAGGAGTTATTGACGGTTTTCGGTGGGCAATATTAGGAAGCAATGTCGATTTCTACTGGCCAGGCCTTCTTTTATCAATTGGATTAACGGTGTTAATATTTGCTTCGGGGTTAAGGTATTTTAGAAAGACAGAACGGTCTTTTGCTGATGTAATATAG
- a CDS encoding ABC transporter ATP-binding protein, whose protein sequence is MSTIIEVENLGKKYILRHQKQERYSALRDVVAEGAKKWWNKILNPFAGLDNKSTIEEFWALRDVSFKIDQGDRVGIIGRNGAGKSTLLKILSRITDPTTGRILLKGRVASLLEVGTGFHPELTGRENIYLNGAILGMSKNEIKRKFDEIVAFAEVEKFLDTPVKRYSSGMYVRLAFAVAAHLEPEILVVDEVLAVGDAQFQKKCLGKMEEVGKEGRTVLFVSHNMAAVKNLCTSSILLTQGQVEYIGETQTAINNYLKMSPSIESPKEYLANNKELGVVFKNIEFLDDDGDVISCPQVGLPMSFRMSFKLAESYDNVLVSIGVETSNDLRTCVFHSKISGAQLKLVSPRTSIVCRLPKLNIFPGRYLLSIKVMSGDKMIFWLPYVVEMVIEDGDFFDTGRLPERDWGGLFLAEHNWTAIHKTKEDSL, encoded by the coding sequence ATGAGTACAATAATTGAAGTTGAAAATTTAGGGAAAAAGTATATTTTGCGGCACCAAAAACAAGAACGTTACTCAGCTTTAAGGGACGTAGTGGCTGAAGGTGCCAAGAAATGGTGGAATAAGATACTTAATCCTTTTGCCGGGTTAGATAATAAATCCACCATAGAAGAGTTTTGGGCTCTTAGAGATGTTTCTTTTAAAATCGATCAGGGGGACCGTGTTGGTATAATTGGGAGGAACGGTGCAGGAAAGTCAACCTTGCTAAAAATTTTAAGCCGTATTACAGACCCAACTACCGGTCGTATACTGTTAAAAGGCAGGGTGGCCAGCCTGCTGGAAGTTGGAACAGGGTTTCATCCGGAACTCACAGGCAGGGAAAACATTTATTTAAACGGTGCAATCCTCGGAATGAGTAAGAATGAGATTAAAAGGAAGTTTGACGAAATCGTTGCGTTCGCTGAAGTCGAGAAGTTTCTTGATACTCCTGTTAAGAGGTATTCCTCAGGGATGTATGTTAGGCTGGCATTTGCCGTAGCCGCCCACTTGGAACCTGAGATACTTGTGGTTGATGAGGTGCTTGCTGTTGGTGATGCGCAGTTTCAAAAAAAATGCCTGGGTAAAATGGAGGAAGTGGGTAAAGAAGGCAGGACCGTCTTGTTTGTCAGTCACAATATGGCGGCAGTAAAGAATTTATGTACATCCTCAATATTGCTTACGCAAGGGCAAGTGGAATATATTGGTGAGACACAAACGGCAATCAACAATTACTTGAAGATGTCACCTTCTATTGAGTCTCCCAAAGAGTATTTAGCAAATAACAAGGAGTTAGGGGTAGTTTTTAAAAATATTGAGTTTCTAGACGATGATGGAGACGTCATTTCTTGTCCCCAAGTTGGTTTGCCAATGTCGTTCAGGATGTCGTTTAAATTGGCTGAATCATATGATAATGTTTTGGTTTCAATTGGAGTAGAAACCTCAAACGATTTGCGTACTTGTGTTTTTCATTCGAAAATTTCCGGAGCACAACTTAAGTTGGTTTCTCCTCGTACCAGTATTGTTTGTAGGTTGCCTAAATTGAATATATTTCCAGGGCGTTATTTATTGTCAATTAAGGTAATGTCAGGTGATAAAATGATTTTTTGGTTACCGTATGTTGTTGAAATGGTAATAGAAGATGGAGATTTTTTCGATACTGGTCGCCTCCCCGAAAGAGATTGGGGCGGATTATTTTTAGCAGAACATAATTGGACAGCTATTCATAAAACCAAGGAGGACTCCTTATGA
- a CDS encoding polysaccharide pyruvyl transferase family protein, which yields MNKKLKILCHGSCWPTNIGNAFVQLGMMNYLKRALGEKAEVYHYGSLSTFLFWKNGYPQNDLNISNISKFDYIIIGGMTQCVDYYKSVQLILKNFVKIGTKIIISGGGGQDYNQKEIEEVRGLMKQIPIYAFISRDTYSFEEYGDLAEKSFDGIDSAFFVGDNFIPIPLDISDFNVINFDSLEEPVIFNTSNNEDQGAPRKMGLKKYTFDLLKTILKKNYELAVPSRLDMEGRKVIRTHHAAWPTEINENMYKGMNTLISDIPTDYLTLYSQVHTVYSDRVHACVAALAFGNRAMLFGKENPRIRMFERIGAGGILKGPVQVDMNSLEENKTHQVNFLKEIFTEEY from the coding sequence ATGAACAAAAAATTAAAGATTCTTTGTCATGGAAGTTGCTGGCCAACCAATATTGGGAATGCATTTGTGCAACTTGGGATGATGAATTATTTAAAAAGAGCTTTAGGAGAAAAAGCTGAAGTTTATCACTATGGTAGCCTTTCTACATTTCTTTTTTGGAAAAATGGATATCCCCAAAATGATTTAAATATTAGTAATATTTCTAAATTCGATTATATAATCATTGGTGGAATGACTCAATGTGTTGATTATTATAAGTCTGTACAATTAATTTTGAAAAACTTTGTTAAGATTGGAACTAAAATAATCATTTCAGGTGGAGGAGGACAGGACTATAATCAAAAAGAAATTGAAGAAGTTAGAGGTTTAATGAAGCAAATCCCTATTTATGCTTTTATTTCCAGGGATACTTATTCCTTTGAAGAATATGGCGATTTGGCTGAAAAAAGTTTTGACGGGATCGACAGTGCATTTTTTGTAGGAGATAATTTTATTCCGATCCCTTTAGATATTTCTGATTTTAATGTGATTAACTTTGATTCTTTAGAGGAACCTGTCATATTTAACACATCTAATAATGAAGACCAAGGGGCACCACGGAAGATGGGGTTAAAGAAATATACTTTTGATTTATTAAAAACTATATTAAAGAAAAATTATGAGCTTGCTGTCCCATCACGTTTGGATATGGAAGGACGTAAAGTCATAAGAACTCACCATGCGGCGTGGCCTACAGAAATAAATGAAAACATGTATAAAGGCATGAATACGTTAATATCAGATATTCCAACAGATTATTTAACGCTATACTCACAAGTTCATACTGTATATTCAGATAGAGTTCATGCTTGTGTAGCAGCTCTAGCGTTTGGAAACCGTGCCATGTTGTTTGGCAAAGAAAACCCCAGAATAAGGATGTTTGAACGAATTGGAGCAGGGGGAATTTTAAAAGGGCCGGTTCAGGTGGATATGAATAGCTTGGAAGAAAATAAAACTCACCAAGTTAATTTTCTTAAAGAAATTTTTACTGAGGAGTATTAA
- a CDS encoding class I SAM-dependent methyltransferase — protein sequence MQQQIIWEELSKGKTLDELLDIFNNRNSFQVEFAALLNGLFDKDRTCLTAIEVGSSFGVTSAHLDKRFNISLLDLDLNALNLAEKLFGFLGKEVNTYHLDMFKLGNITGEFDLLFNSGVLEHFNFDERVKILTEMKKKLNPGGRIVIAIPNHYSLPYRLGYLYLNLVNRWPYPEEYKIYDFSSEVKQIDGLRQTVRLHINKASIYDFLPLPLKLILQAVGKLVVFEGYLSVVVLENV from the coding sequence ATGCAGCAGCAAATTATTTGGGAGGAACTAAGTAAAGGCAAAACATTAGACGAACTTCTTGATATTTTTAATAACCGAAATTCATTTCAAGTAGAGTTTGCTGCTTTGCTTAACGGGTTATTTGACAAGGACAGAACCTGCTTGACAGCTATTGAAGTGGGATCTTCATTTGGGGTTACGTCTGCTCACCTTGATAAGCGATTCAATATTTCGTTATTAGATTTGGACTTAAATGCGTTAAATTTAGCGGAAAAATTATTTGGCTTTCTGGGTAAAGAAGTAAACACATACCATTTGGATATGTTTAAACTTGGCAATATTACAGGTGAATTTGATTTATTATTTAATTCAGGCGTCCTGGAGCATTTTAATTTTGATGAACGTGTAAAAATACTGACGGAAATGAAGAAGAAGCTTAACCCCGGTGGTAGAATAGTGATTGCTATACCTAATCACTATTCCTTACCTTATAGGTTAGGTTATCTATATCTCAATTTAGTTAATAGATGGCCATATCCAGAAGAATATAAAATTTATGATTTTAGCAGTGAAGTTAAGCAGATTGATGGGCTAAGGCAAACAGTCCGACTGCATATAAACAAGGCCAGTATTTATGATTTCCTTCCACTTCCTCTGAAATTGATCCTTCAGGCGGTTGGAAAATTGGTTGTTTTTGAAGGTTACCTTTCTGTTGTTGTTCTAGAAAATGTTTAA